The following are encoded together in the Arcobacter aquimarinus genome:
- the purT gene encoding formate-dependent phosphoribosylglycinamide formyltransferase, producing MKFPAPLKSDSIKIMLLGSGELGKEVIIEAQRLGIETIAVDSYNNAPAQLVANKSYTINMKNENEILDVIRREKPTYILPEVEAINIKALFTAEKEGFHVIPNADAVNKTMNRKNIREFAAVELKLPTSKYKFVTTFEALKEAAGVIGFPCVIKPVMSSSGHGQSVARSEADLEKSWEMAKEARGDASELIVEEFITFDYEITMLTVRNGKDTVFCEPIGHIQKDGDYIFSWQPMNMSEIAVKKSQDIAKSITDGLGGRGIFGVELFVKGDDVYFSEVSPRPHDTGMVTMITQSASEFALHVRAVLGLPVDFITYGAGASAAYKASGDSFNPQINIFDSSFTKDSIIRVFGKPQSHVGRRMAVALTFDKDSSDKALQKAKEIIGNFKDN from the coding sequence ATGAAATTTCCCGCACCTCTAAAATCAGACTCTATTAAAATAATGCTTCTTGGAAGTGGAGAACTTGGAAAAGAAGTTATTATTGAAGCTCAAAGATTAGGAATAGAAACAATTGCAGTTGATAGTTATAACAACGCTCCAGCTCAACTTGTAGCAAATAAATCATACACAATAAATATGAAAAATGAAAATGAAATTTTAGATGTTATTAGAAGAGAAAAACCTACTTATATCTTACCTGAAGTTGAAGCAATTAATATAAAAGCACTTTTTACGGCTGAAAAAGAAGGATTTCATGTAATTCCAAATGCAGATGCTGTTAATAAAACAATGAATAGAAAAAATATTAGAGAGTTTGCAGCTGTTGAATTAAAACTTCCAACAAGTAAATATAAGTTTGTTACAACTTTTGAAGCTTTAAAAGAAGCTGCTGGTGTTATCGGATTTCCTTGTGTTATTAAACCTGTAATGAGTTCTTCAGGTCATGGACAAAGTGTTGCAAGAAGTGAAGCTGATTTAGAAAAATCTTGGGAAATGGCAAAAGAAGCTAGAGGTGATGCTAGTGAATTAATCGTTGAAGAGTTTATCACTTTTGATTATGAAATTACTATGTTAACTGTTAGAAATGGTAAAGATACAGTATTTTGTGAACCAATTGGGCATATCCAAAAAGATGGAGATTATATCTTCTCTTGGCAACCAATGAATATGAGTGAAATTGCAGTTAAAAAATCACAAGATATTGCAAAATCAATCACTGATGGACTTGGAGGACGTGGGATTTTTGGTGTTGAACTTTTTGTAAAAGGTGATGATGTATATTTCTCTGAAGTAAGCCCAAGACCTCATGATACAGGAATGGTTACTATGATTACTCAAAGTGCTAGCGAATTTGCACTTCATGTAAGAGCAGTTTTAGGTTTACCAGTTGATTTTATTACTTATGGAGCAGGTGCAAGTGCTGCTTATAAAGCAAGTGGTGATAGTTTTAATCCACAAATTAATATTTTTGATTCTTCATTTACAAAAGATTCTATTATTAGAGTATTTGGAAAACCACAAAGCCATGTAGGAAGAAGAATGGCTGTTGCTTTAACTTTTGACAAAGATAGCAGTGACAAAGCTTTACAAAAAGCAAAAGAGATTATTGGAAACTTCAAAGATAACTAA
- a CDS encoding glucosaminidase domain-containing protein, with product MLLFKFLIKNSKKLFLSFCFVTSIQTQISAKGFPKEYYEIEDTNKAKEYFFEYMYKMVSYENRLIKKERLFVKDVLTSNILNIDFDSPTFHKLLDIKQKYKIKNIYTLQEYEKKVDIIPPSLALAQAALESGWGKSRFVSDANNIFGHWTYDPAFGIIPKKRDFGAKHFIRVFKSLQESVSAYMLNLNRNLAYKAFQETRFQQRIKNENPDGFKLSQTMLNYSGIAHEYLNLLKDIITINNLQNYDKRFYQSNY from the coding sequence ATGCTTTTATTTAAATTTTTAATAAAGAATTCAAAAAAACTATTTTTAAGTTTTTGTTTCGTAACTTCAATTCAAACTCAAATATCTGCAAAAGGTTTCCCAAAAGAGTATTATGAAATTGAAGATACAAACAAAGCAAAAGAGTATTTTTTTGAATATATGTATAAAATGGTTTCTTATGAAAATAGACTAATAAAAAAAGAACGTCTATTTGTAAAAGATGTTTTAACTTCAAATATTCTAAATATAGATTTTGATTCCCCTACTTTTCACAAACTTCTAGACATTAAACAAAAATATAAAATAAAAAATATTTATACCCTACAAGAATATGAAAAAAAGGTAGATATTATTCCACCTTCTTTAGCTCTTGCTCAAGCTGCACTTGAAAGTGGTTGGGGGAAGAGTAGATTTGTAAGTGATGCAAATAATATCTTTGGGCATTGGACTTATGACCCTGCTTTTGGAATAATCCCTAAAAAAAGAGATTTTGGGGCAAAACATTTTATTAGAGTTTTCAAAAGTTTGCAAGAGTCAGTTAGTGCTTATATGTTAAACCTAAATAGAAATCTTGCTTATAAAGCCTTTCAAGAAACAAGATTTCAACAAAGAATTAAAAATGAAAATCCAGATGGATTTAAACTTTCACAAACGATGTTAAACTATTCTGGAATTGCCCATGAATATTTAAATTTATTAAAAGATATAATTACAATAAATAATCTACAAAACTATGATAAAAGATTTTATCAATCAAATTATTAA
- the dapF gene encoding diaminopimelate epimerase codes for MTYTKYSASGNDFVIFHSFIEKDYSSDALKLCNRTEGIGADGLVVLVPSNEADFKWLFYNSDGSYAAMCGNATRAVSHYALNNDLVNSNEMKFLTGAGIIKSSVEKDIVETQLTVPKIIKEEFKQDGFNWYLVDTGVPHLVTIVEDLDLYNHELSSKMRYEHNANVNFAKIENGIIKVRTYERGVESETLACGTGMAACFLRAHNLGLVKDSVFVYPKSGEELTLSLRNGTIYFKGAVKKVFTTTI; via the coding sequence ATGACATATACAAAATATAGTGCAAGTGGAAATGATTTTGTAATTTTCCACTCTTTTATTGAAAAAGATTATTCAAGTGATGCACTAAAACTATGTAATAGAACTGAAGGAATTGGTGCAGATGGATTAGTTGTTTTAGTTCCATCTAATGAAGCTGATTTTAAATGGCTTTTTTATAATAGTGATGGAAGTTATGCTGCAATGTGTGGAAATGCAACAAGAGCTGTTTCTCACTATGCGTTAAACAATGACTTGGTAAATTCAAATGAAATGAAATTTCTAACAGGTGCTGGAATTATAAAATCATCTGTTGAAAAAGATATAGTAGAAACCCAACTAACAGTACCAAAAATTATAAAAGAAGAGTTTAAACAAGATGGTTTCAATTGGTATTTAGTTGATACAGGCGTTCCTCATCTTGTAACGATAGTGGAAGATTTAGACCTTTACAATCATGAATTAAGTTCTAAAATGAGATATGAGCACAATGCAAATGTAAATTTTGCAAAAATTGAAAATGGAATCATAAAAGTAAGAACTTATGAAAGAGGTGTTGAAAGTGAAACACTTGCTTGTGGAACAGGAATGGCAGCATGCTTTTTAAGAGCACATAATTTAGGCTTAGTAAAAGATAGTGTTTTTGTTTATCCAAAGAGTGGTGAAGAGTTAACTCTCTCTTTAAGAAATGGTACTATTTATTTTAAAGGTGCTGTTAAAAAAGTTTTTACTACAACTATTTAA
- the coaE gene encoding dephospho-CoA kinase (Dephospho-CoA kinase (CoaE) performs the final step in coenzyme A biosynthesis.) produces MSNDLFKNAIALTGGISTGKSTVCNLFKLHGFLTIDADLIAHRLLDENSNKIATMFGEQYVQNGKVLRKELGKIIFSNEENKLKLEALLHPLIKEEIIKESKIFEEQNKPYFVDIPLFFEKMHYPISKSLVIYTPKELQIQRLMKRDNIDEEEAKLKISNQMDIEEKKKLADMVIDNSKDLKHLQNEVERIIGEII; encoded by the coding sequence ATGAGTAATGATTTATTTAAAAATGCAATCGCTTTAACAGGCGGAATTTCAACAGGCAAAAGCACTGTTTGTAACCTTTTCAAACTACACGGTTTTCTAACAATTGATGCTGATTTAATAGCTCATCGACTACTTGATGAGAATTCAAATAAAATTGCCACAATGTTTGGTGAGCAATATGTACAAAATGGAAAAGTTCTAAGAAAAGAACTTGGTAAAATAATATTTTCAAATGAAGAAAATAAACTAAAACTAGAAGCCTTACTTCATCCTTTAATCAAAGAAGAGATAATAAAAGAATCAAAAATATTTGAAGAACAAAATAAACCATATTTTGTAGATATTCCTCTATTTTTTGAAAAAATGCACTACCCTATTTCTAAATCTTTAGTTATTTACACCCCAAAAGAGTTACAAATACAAAGACTTATGAAAAGAGACAATATAGATGAAGAGGAAGCAAAATTGAAAATCTCTAATCAAATGGATATTGAAGAGAAAAAAAAACTTGCTGATATGGTAATTGATAATTCAAAAGATTTAAAACATTTACAAAATGAAGTAGAAAGAATCATCGGAGAGATTATATGA
- a CDS encoding spermidine synthase yields MKDNNAFNEMMVHLPLCTHKEASNVLIIGTSNEDMKAQAAKHNKTSNIEFGDLSLLTSKNEKNIDVIIFTDVKLDELLLANIERILNDDGLIAFASSSFSSNKEQLFADLTLVGSKFWIAMPFKFGHNTSVIASKRYHPTADLNLQRADLLDGLDYYSAEIHNASFVFPAAEHRALTGIAKR; encoded by the coding sequence ATGAAAGATAATAACGCATTTAATGAAATGATGGTACATTTACCATTATGTACACACAAAGAGGCTTCAAATGTTCTAATTATTGGGACATCAAATGAAGATATGAAAGCACAAGCTGCTAAACATAATAAAACTTCAAATATTGAATTTGGTGATTTATCACTTTTAACATCTAAAAATGAAAAAAACATTGATGTAATAATTTTTACAGATGTAAAACTTGATGAACTACTACTTGCAAATATTGAAAGAATTTTAAATGATGATGGATTAATTGCATTTGCTTCAAGTTCATTTTCAAGCAATAAAGAACAATTATTTGCTGATTTAACACTTGTTGGTTCAAAATTCTGGATTGCTATGCCATTTAAATTTGGACATAATACTTCTGTAATTGCTTCAAAAAGATACCATCCAACAGCTGATTTAAATCTTCAAAGAGCTGATTTATTAGATGGTTTAGATTACTATTCTGCTGAAATACACAATGCATCTTTTGTATTTCCTGCTGCTGAACACAGAGCATTAACAGGTATTGCTAAAAGATAA
- the purM gene encoding phosphoribosylformylglycinamidine cyclo-ligase produces the protein MATVSYKDAGVDIDAGNQFVENIKPYVKATTIPGVLGGIGSFAGAFELPSGYKKPVILSGTDGVGTKLKLAIDAKKFDTVGIDLVAMCSNDLLCNFGEPLFFLDYYATAKLDVNEATQVVKGIAEGCIRSECALVGGETAEMPGMYKEGDFDLAGFCVGIAEKDELNRIDKIAVGDTLIALPSSGVHSNGFSLVRKLLLEKLGMSLEDDFQGKPLKDVLLEPTRIYVKEFKANKDKINALAHITGGGITENLPRVLPDNFKAVVDRSKIKVLPIFEFMGKHVELEEMYRTFNMGVGMVLVVNPSNVDAILANTDGYVIGHIAEGAKGVEFI, from the coding sequence ATGGCAACAGTTAGTTACAAAGATGCAGGAGTTGATATTGATGCAGGAAATCAGTTTGTAGAAAATATCAAACCTTATGTTAAAGCAACAACAATTCCAGGAGTTCTTGGAGGTATTGGTTCATTTGCAGGTGCTTTTGAATTACCAAGTGGTTATAAAAAGCCTGTAATTTTATCTGGAACAGATGGTGTTGGAACGAAATTAAAACTTGCAATTGATGCAAAAAAATTTGATACAGTAGGAATTGATTTAGTTGCTATGTGTTCAAATGATTTATTATGTAACTTTGGAGAGCCATTATTTTTCTTAGATTATTATGCAACAGCAAAACTTGATGTAAATGAAGCAACACAAGTTGTAAAAGGAATTGCTGAGGGTTGTATTAGAAGTGAGTGTGCATTAGTTGGTGGTGAAACTGCTGAAATGCCAGGAATGTATAAAGAGGGTGATTTCGATTTAGCTGGTTTTTGTGTTGGAATTGCTGAAAAAGATGAATTAAATAGAATTGATAAAATTGCAGTTGGAGATACTTTAATTGCATTACCAAGTTCTGGAGTTCACTCAAATGGTTTCTCACTGGTTAGAAAACTTTTATTAGAAAAGTTAGGAATGTCTTTAGAAGATGATTTCCAAGGTAAACCACTAAAAGATGTTCTATTAGAACCAACTAGAATTTATGTAAAAGAGTTCAAAGCTAATAAAGATAAAATCAATGCTTTAGCACATATCACTGGTGGTGGAATTACTGAAAACTTACCAAGAGTTTTACCAGATAATTTTAAAGCTGTTGTTGATAGAAGTAAAATCAAAGTTTTACCAATCTTTGAATTTATGGGTAAACATGTAGAACTTGAAGAAATGTATAGAACATTTAATATGGGTGTAGGAATGGTTTTAGTTGTAAATCCTTCAAATGTTGATGCAATTTTAGCAAATACTGATGGATATGTTATTGGACATATTGCAGAAGGTGCAAAAGGTGTAGAATTTATCTAA
- a CDS encoding glyceraldehyde 3-phosphate dehydrogenase NAD-binding domain-containing protein produces the protein MSIKVLLNGAGRVGKAVLKQLLEHKKFEITIINDINPYIENLVYSINYDSTYGKLADKFKIIENNFIKNSTSKIKITNVDSLNKIDLKDIDIIIDSSGKKEDINLLKQLPVNAVFLTHPNKDADINVILGANEKELNPTSHKIISTSSCNATALLPALKLVDEKREILCGDIVTIHPLLNHQRVLDGSFVGSPTREVDCNFEFGRSSTQNIIPNKTTTITACSYVLEKFNKELISSNSLRVPTDTVGAINVTLFTKQTSTKEEITKLFLDFEKNQKFPIVLNNFEPLVSSDFKKERFTTIIDHRYLEVKNNMIKLLLWYDNEWGYASKVVEILKYYEKIKKGK, from the coding sequence ATGAGTATAAAAGTGCTTTTAAATGGTGCAGGAAGAGTTGGAAAAGCTGTTTTAAAACAACTTCTTGAACATAAGAAATTTGAAATAACAATAATAAATGACATAAATCCATATATTGAAAATTTAGTTTATTCTATAAATTATGATTCAACTTATGGAAAACTTGCTGATAAATTTAAAATTATTGAAAACAATTTTATAAAAAACTCAACATCAAAAATCAAAATTACAAATGTTGATTCTTTAAATAAAATTGATTTAAAAGATATTGATATTATTATTGATTCAAGTGGAAAAAAAGAAGATATAAATCTGTTAAAACAACTCCCTGTAAATGCTGTTTTTTTAACTCACCCAAATAAAGATGCAGATATAAATGTGATTTTAGGAGCAAATGAGAAAGAACTCAATCCAACAAGCCATAAAATCATCTCTACAAGCTCTTGTAATGCAACTGCTCTACTTCCAGCTTTAAAATTAGTTGATGAAAAAAGAGAGATTTTATGTGGGGATATTGTGACTATTCACCCTCTTTTAAATCATCAAAGAGTTTTAGATGGAAGTTTTGTTGGAAGCCCAACTAGAGAAGTTGATTGTAACTTTGAATTTGGAAGGTCTTCTACTCAAAATATAATTCCAAATAAAACAACAACTATAACTGCTTGCTCTTATGTTTTAGAAAAATTCAATAAAGAGTTGATTAGCTCAAACTCTCTTAGAGTTCCAACGGATACAGTTGGAGCTATAAATGTGACTTTATTTACAAAACAAACTTCAACAAAAGAAGAAATAACAAAACTTTTTTTAGATTTTGAAAAAAATCAGAAATTTCCTATTGTTTTAAATAACTTTGAACCTTTAGTTTCAAGTGACTTTAAAAAAGAGAGATTTACAACAATAATTGACCATAGATATTTAGAAGTAAAAAATAATATGATTAAACTTCTACTTTGGTACGATAACGAATGGGGATATGCTTCAAAAGTTGTTGAGATTTTAAAATATTACGAAAAAATAAAAAAAGGCAAGTAA